Proteins from a genomic interval of Nautilia sp. PV-1:
- the carB gene encoding carbamoyl-phosphate synthase large subunit: MPKREDIKTILLIGSGPIVIGQACEFDYSGVQAAKTLKSLGYRVVLVNSNPATIMTDPEFADATYIEPITADVVAKIIQKENVDAILPTMGGQTALNVAMEMYEKGMLEGIEFLGANPEAIKKGEDREEFKQAVERIGLDLAKSETAHTLDEAVEIAKNIGFPLIVRAAYTLGGLGSGVAYNMEEFEALAKTGIEASPINEIEILESMLGWKEYEMEVIRDRNDNCIIVCSIENVDPMGVHTGDSITVAPALTLTDKEYQKMRDASFAILREIGVDTGGSNVQFAVNPQNGRMIVIEMNPRVSRSSALASKATGYPIAKIATLLAVGYTLDEIENDITGTAASFEPVIDYVVTKIPRFTFEKFPQADATLTTSMKSVGEVMAIARTFKESVQKALYSLETGLDGFEKIECDEETLVKNIRIPNENRLLYVAEAFRRGKSVEEIFDICKIDPWFLNQIKEIVELEKEITPAILENEDLLRKAKTYGFSDRMIAKLIGKTEEDVYQARKKLGVEIDYNEVDTCAAEFDTTTSYLYSSVNVTKNVPLRGSDLENDKKVLILGGGPNRIGQGIEFDYCCVHAAFALEDLGVKTIMYNCNPETVSTDYDTSDVLYFEPITFERVRNVVELERPDGVIVQFGGQTPLKLAKGLTRINANIIGTSAEVIDTAEDREKFSAFIEELGLNQPANGTAFTKEEAYKIAENIGYPVLVRPSYVLGGRAMRIVYNEDELKAYMDEAVSVSNESPVLIDKFLDRAIELDVDAISDTKEVYIGGIMQHIEEAGIHSGDSACSLPTVSISEEKLKEIENATKQIALKLGVKGLLNIQYALHRDKLYLIEVNPRASRTVPFVSKATGLPLAKVATRVMWNLAHNPGINGGKVLQEALKFYDKFGVVTFDGNVFKPKQKGHIAVKEAVFPFNKLPGADLILGPEMKSTGEVMGISDSFGESFAKSQAACKNFLPTSGKVFISLTNIDKEFAPALAKALKNHGFEIVATSGTYKVISEAGIECERVLKISEGRPNIVDMIKNEEIALVINTSDNKASKDDAKIIRREVLNQGIPYFTTIAAAFAAVEAIEFLQTSEEKVKSIQDYFEK; this comes from the coding sequence ATGCCAAAAAGAGAAGATATTAAGACCATACTGCTTATAGGTTCCGGTCCGATCGTAATAGGACAGGCTTGCGAATTCGACTATTCAGGCGTTCAGGCCGCAAAAACACTTAAATCATTAGGATATAGAGTTGTTCTTGTAAACTCGAATCCGGCTACGATTATGACCGACCCGGAATTTGCCGACGCTACGTATATCGAACCGATTACCGCAGATGTGGTGGCAAAAATTATTCAAAAAGAAAATGTTGATGCGATTCTTCCTACAATGGGAGGGCAGACCGCACTTAACGTTGCAATGGAAATGTATGAAAAGGGAATGCTTGAAGGTATTGAATTTTTAGGAGCGAACCCGGAAGCGATTAAAAAGGGTGAAGACAGGGAAGAATTTAAGCAGGCCGTTGAAAGAATAGGGCTTGATTTGGCAAAAAGTGAAACCGCCCATACCCTTGATGAAGCTGTTGAAATTGCAAAAAATATCGGATTTCCTTTAATTGTAAGAGCGGCATATACACTTGGCGGACTAGGAAGCGGTGTTGCTTACAATATGGAAGAATTTGAAGCGCTTGCAAAAACGGGTATAGAAGCCAGCCCTATTAACGAAATTGAGATTCTTGAATCAATGCTCGGCTGGAAAGAATACGAAATGGAAGTTATCAGGGACAGAAACGATAACTGTATTATTGTGTGTTCTATAGAAAACGTTGATCCTATGGGTGTGCATACGGGTGACAGTATTACGGTTGCACCGGCACTTACGCTTACTGACAAAGAATACCAGAAAATGAGGGACGCATCTTTTGCCATTCTTAGAGAAATAGGCGTTGATACGGGTGGAAGTAACGTTCAGTTTGCGGTAAACCCCCAAAACGGAAGAATGATCGTAATTGAAATGAATCCGAGGGTTTCAAGAAGTTCGGCCCTTGCATCAAAAGCCACAGGTTATCCTATTGCAAAAATAGCGACTCTTTTAGCTGTGGGATACACACTTGACGAAATTGAAAACGATATTACCGGCACAGCGGCGAGTTTTGAGCCTGTAATAGATTATGTGGTTACTAAAATACCGAGATTTACGTTTGAAAAATTCCCTCAGGCTGACGCAACGCTTACAACTTCTATGAAAAGCGTCGGTGAAGTTATGGCTATAGCAAGAACGTTTAAAGAATCAGTTCAAAAAGCTCTTTATTCACTTGAGACGGGACTTGACGGATTTGAAAAAATCGAATGCGATGAAGAGACACTTGTAAAAAACATAAGAATTCCTAATGAAAACAGGCTTCTTTATGTTGCGGAAGCGTTCAGAAGAGGTAAAAGCGTAGAGGAAATTTTTGATATATGCAAAATTGATCCGTGGTTTTTAAATCAGATTAAAGAAATTGTTGAACTCGAAAAAGAGATAACACCGGCGATTTTAGAAAACGAAGATCTTTTAAGAAAAGCCAAAACATACGGATTCAGCGATAGAATGATTGCAAAACTTATAGGCAAAACCGAAGAAGACGTATATCAGGCAAGAAAAAAATTAGGTGTTGAAATCGACTATAACGAAGTTGACACTTGTGCGGCCGAGTTTGATACGACTACAAGTTACCTTTATTCAAGTGTAAACGTTACCAAAAACGTGCCATTAAGAGGAAGCGACCTTGAAAATGATAAAAAAGTTCTTATTTTAGGCGGTGGACCGAACAGAATCGGGCAGGGAATTGAATTCGACTACTGCTGTGTACATGCGGCTTTCGCACTTGAAGACTTAGGCGTTAAAACAATCATGTATAACTGTAACCCGGAAACGGTTTCAACTGATTACGATACAAGCGACGTGCTTTATTTTGAACCTATTACGTTTGAAAGAGTAAGAAACGTAGTTGAGCTTGAAAGACCGGACGGTGTTATCGTTCAGTTCGGGGGGCAGACTCCTCTTAAACTTGCAAAAGGTCTTACAAGAATCAACGCTAATATTATAGGTACATCCGCTGAAGTAATCGATACTGCGGAAGACAGGGAAAAATTCTCAGCGTTTATTGAAGAGCTTGGTCTTAATCAGCCTGCAAACGGTACTGCTTTTACAAAAGAAGAAGCATATAAAATCGCGGAAAATATCGGCTACCCGGTACTTGTCAGACCAAGTTACGTACTTGGCGGAAGAGCTATGAGAATCGTTTATAATGAAGACGAACTAAAAGCGTATATGGATGAAGCTGTAAGCGTTTCAAACGAAAGCCCGGTACTTATAGACAAATTCCTCGATAGAGCCATAGAACTTGACGTAGACGCTATCAGTGATACCAAAGAAGTGTATATCGGCGGTATTATGCAGCATATCGAAGAAGCCGGAATCCATTCAGGGGACAGTGCGTGTTCGCTTCCGACTGTTAGTATTAGCGAAGAAAAGCTTAAAGAAATCGAAAACGCAACTAAACAGATAGCTCTTAAACTTGGTGTAAAAGGACTTTTAAATATTCAGTATGCTCTTCATAGAGATAAACTATATCTAATCGAAGTTAACCCGAGAGCAAGTAGAACGGTGCCTTTCGTGTCAAAAGCTACTGGACTTCCTTTGGCAAAAGTCGCTACAAGAGTTATGTGGAATTTAGCGCACAATCCTGGAATAAACGGCGGCAAAGTACTTCAAGAAGCACTTAAATTTTACGATAAATTCGGTGTTGTAACGTTTGACGGTAATGTGTTTAAGCCGAAACAAAAAGGACATATTGCCGTTAAGGAAGCAGTGTTCCCGTTCAATAAACTGCCTGGAGCAGATCTGATTTTAGGACCTGAAATGAAATCAACCGGTGAAGTTATGGGAATCAGTGACAGTTTTGGAGAAAGTTTTGCAAAATCACAGGCGGCTTGTAAAAACTTCCTTCCGACAAGCGGAAAAGTGTTTATTTCACTTACGAATATAGATAAAGAGTTCGCTCCGGCTCTTGCAAAAGCACTTAAAAACCACGGTTTTGAAATTGTTGCTACAAGCGGTACTTATAAAGTAATAAGCGAAGCCGGAATCGAATGTGAAAGAGTGCTTAAAATAAGCGAAGGAAGACCGAATATAGTAGATATGATCAAAAATGAAGAAATCGCACTTGTTATCAATACAAGCGATAATAAAGCAAGTAAAGACGACGCTAAAATCATAAGACGCGAAGTGTTAAATCAGGGAATTCCATATTTTACAACAATTGCAGCGGCATTTGCTGCGGTTGAAGCAATTGAATTCTTACAGACAAGCGAAGAAAAAGTCAAATCTATTCAGGACTATTTCGAAAAATAA
- a CDS encoding 3'-5' exonuclease gives MSLPQKIETLRLATVFNKSVRDYAKEKLKNDKSYLLKCLKEDIKENIIFRNYNDYLVSVVLEEEGKLKRFKPIKRQKVFSTKEFLKFYLNDLENTPKDYRIKKVGVFDTETTDIAGYIVSYAFVIQNMEDLSTEEIYDFLNPEAKISEEAYDVHKIKQEDLVNKPTFKEKKEEFLKIFDNLDMVVGHNVLYDFGVLKRELERAEHFPNIIDIPIFDTMYYSADVVVLEKKKMPRLEECVAFFFGKQNVNYHDALEDVKMTLKVFNKLLEEK, from the coding sequence TTGAGTTTACCTCAAAAAATTGAAACGTTAAGACTTGCCACCGTTTTTAATAAATCCGTAAGAGATTATGCAAAAGAAAAACTCAAAAACGACAAATCCTACCTGCTTAAATGTTTAAAAGAAGACATCAAAGAAAACATAATATTCAGAAACTATAACGATTATCTCGTATCCGTAGTTTTGGAAGAAGAAGGCAAACTTAAAAGATTCAAACCCATTAAAAGACAAAAAGTATTTTCCACAAAAGAATTTTTAAAATTTTACTTAAACGATTTAGAAAACACACCTAAAGACTACAGAATCAAAAAAGTAGGAGTATTCGATACCGAAACGACAGATATTGCGGGATATATCGTATCATATGCTTTTGTTATCCAAAATATGGAAGATTTAAGTACCGAAGAAATTTACGATTTTTTAAATCCAGAGGCAAAAATAAGTGAAGAAGCTTACGACGTACATAAAATAAAACAGGAAGACCTGGTTAACAAACCGACTTTTAAAGAAAAAAAAGAGGAATTTTTAAAAATATTCGATAACCTGGATATGGTAGTGGGTCACAATGTATTATACGATTTCGGCGTACTTAAAAGAGAACTCGAAAGAGCGGAACATTTTCCGAATATCATTGATATTCCGATATTCGACACAATGTATTATTCAGCCGATGTCGTAGTGCTTGAAAAGAAAAAAATGCCCCGTCTTGAAGAGTGTGTGGCATTTTTCTTCGGAAAACAGAACGTAAATTACCACGATGCTTTGGAAGACGTTAAAATGACGCTTAAAGTATTCAACAAACTTCTTGAAGAGAAATAA
- a CDS encoding glycerophosphodiester phosphodiesterase family protein, whose translation MFAPFKKEHICIAHRGYRAYFPENTLFAFQAALGRFDMFEFDVQYTKDMVPVIFHDEDLLRCTNVKEMFDRYTVRELTFDEIKRLDNVSWFIKQNPFHTDLDYGYLNTIPKHSIPTLDEVLEFIKQNRFPANLEIKNSDLDAGFIVGDVLSRVEKHGVKDYVIISSFNHDYVRKIEGFYKAALFDGYKEGLLDYLKDLKVDSYHVDVEHLKTEDIQVLLKSGIFTNVYTVDDEKLKLKLFDQGVKGIFCDY comes from the coding sequence ATGTTTGCACCGTTTAAAAAAGAGCATATTTGCATAGCCCACAGAGGATACAGGGCATATTTTCCGGAAAATACGCTTTTTGCGTTTCAGGCTGCTCTTGGCAGGTTTGATATGTTTGAGTTTGACGTTCAGTATACCAAAGACATGGTGCCGGTAATTTTTCACGACGAGGATCTGTTGAGATGTACAAATGTAAAGGAGATGTTTGACAGATATACGGTAAGAGAACTGACCTTTGATGAAATAAAACGTCTTGACAATGTATCCTGGTTTATAAAACAAAACCCTTTTCATACGGATTTGGATTACGGTTATTTAAATACCATTCCTAAACACTCTATTCCTACGCTTGATGAGGTGCTGGAATTTATAAAACAAAACAGATTTCCGGCAAATCTGGAAATAAAAAACTCCGATCTTGATGCCGGTTTTATTGTCGGGGATGTTTTAAGCAGGGTTGAAAAACACGGGGTTAAAGATTATGTGATAATTTCTTCTTTTAACCATGATTATGTCAGAAAAATAGAAGGTTTTTATAAAGCCGCTCTTTTTGACGGTTATAAAGAAGGGCTTTTGGATTATCTGAAAGATTTAAAAGTCGATTCTTATCATGTGGATGTAGAACATTTAAAAACGGAGGATATACAGGTACTGCTAAAGAGCGGAATATTTACGAACGTATATACGGTGGATGACGAAAAACTGAAACTTAAACTGTTTGATCAAGGGGTTAAGGGAATATTTTGCGATTACTGA
- a CDS encoding rhodanese-like domain-containing protein, with translation MKFGKMLLASVAVVLPLMAAPGYVAQINKGFKQETLDCAKYVKFITPATLNKWMNQNKDFTIIDVREKDETTAVQIDWPDTDFIPRGVLEDKIHEEINVNPNTFNPNDVYVMLCRTGHRATLAGAVLVKYFHFKHVYVLKGGIFAWMKAGYPVIDGRYMLKFKLVK, from the coding sequence ATGAAATTTGGAAAAATGTTATTAGCAAGTGTGGCTGTTGTATTACCGCTTATGGCGGCGCCGGGTTATGTTGCACAAATAAACAAAGGTTTTAAACAAGAAACACTGGACTGTGCAAAATATGTGAAATTTATTACACCTGCAACACTGAATAAATGGATGAATCAAAATAAAGACTTTACTATTATTGATGTAAGGGAAAAAGATGAAACAACTGCAGTTCAGATAGACTGGCCTGATACTGATTTTATTCCAAGAGGTGTTTTAGAAGATAAGATACATGAAGAAATAAATGTAAATCCAAATACATTTAATCCAAATGATGTATATGTAATGCTTTGTAGAACAGGACACAGAGCAACTCTTGCAGGTGCAGTTTTAGTTAAATATTTTCATTTTAAACACGTATATGTTTTAAAAGGTGGAATTTTTGCATGGATGAAAGCCGGCTATCCTGTAATTGACGGCAGATATATGCTTAAATTCAAATTAGTAAAATAA